The genomic region GCCGTCAGCTGTCCCATGGTCGTGATGCGATTGGCGTGCGCCAGCGCTTGCCGTTCTTCCTCCGCACGCCTGCGTTCGGTTACATCCATCATGGTCCCTACGAATTCGACCACATCGCCGGATGGGCTGAGAACAGGGTGGCCAATGACGTGGATGTCTCTGATTTCGCCGCCCAAATGCACTATTCGATAGCCATGGTCGAAATCTGCCTTTTCGCGGATTGCTATCCTGAAGTGTTCTTTCGTTCTGGCCCGGTCGTCGGCATGGATGCGCTGCTCGAATTCTTCAAATCGCGGCGGCTCCCCCGCGGGATCGAATCCCGTTAGGCGGAAGATTTCCTCGGACCAGTAGCCATGTTTGCCGGTCGCCGGGATGAATGCCCAACTCCCCGTGTGACTCAGCCTCTGCGCTTCGGCCAAATAGGCCTCGCTGCGTCGCAATTCGGCGGTCCGATCCGCCACCTTCATCTCGAGTTCGTCGCGGGCTCTTCGAAGCTGCTGTTCGCTCGCGCGCAGCGCGTCTTCGGCGCGGCGGTGATCGTCGACGAGGCGTGCCATCCGAAACGCCGTTGCGGCATGATTGGCGGCCACGGAGAGCAGCAACTGGTCGATTTCGGTCGGAAAGTCGGCGCGATCACAGGCCGCGGCAACCACACCGCCCTCGGCATCGACGCCGATGGGAATGACGATGCCGCAGCCGCGCCGCGCGCCGCCAATCTCGCGGACGATTTCCCTACGCGACAGCCGGCCGTTGACGGAGAGATATTGCTGCAGCCATTCCGAAAATGCCTGCCATGCGCATCCCCGTGCGATTTCGACGGCGGCACCCCCCGTCGGATCGCACAAACGCACAAAAGCGACGTCGAGGTACAATGCGTTGACCAGCACGTCGACGAGCCCGGCGGCGATGGCGCGCGGTTCTCTGCCGGCCCACCACACAGCCGGGACGGTAGAGGGCATCGTCAAGTTGGCCGAGAGCGGGCTTGGTAGGAGCCGGGTTGGTCGAGTAAACGGGCGGGATGAGGACGCCTCGAGACTCGATTTACGCCGGCCATCGCTACCCCGCTGAGATCATCAGCTACGCGGTCTGGCTGTATTTTCGGTTCCCGTTGAGCCTGCGCATGGTCGAGGAGATGCTGGCCGCCCGCGGCATCTCAGTGACGCACGAGACGATCCGGCAATGGGGCCTGAAATTCGGCCGGGAATTCGCCGGCCGCATCCGTCGGCGAGCGCCTCTCCGTGGCGACAAGTGGCACCTGGATGAGGTCGTCATCGGCATCGCCGGGAAGAAGCATTGGCTTTGGCGTGCCGTCGACCAGGACGGCTTCATTCTCGATATTCTTGTCCAGAGCCGGCGCGACAAGAAGGCCGCCAAACGCCTGTTCCGCAAGCTCCTCAAGAAGCAGGGTCGAGGCCCTTGTGTGCTCATCACCGACAAGCTGAAGAGCTACGCCGCGGCCAAGCGGGAGATCATGCCCGGGGTCGAGCATCGGCAGCATAAGGGCCTCAATAACCGGGCCGAAAACTCCCATCAACCGACCCGACGACGAGAGCGGATCATGAAACGGTTCAAGTCGCCGCGGCAGGTTCAACGCTTCCTTTCCACTCATGACCAGGTCGCGAACATTTTCCCCCGCCGCCGAGACCACGACACCGCCGCGAACCTTCGGTCCGGCCGCACCCAGGCGTTCGCCACCTGGGCCGACGTCACCGGCGTCGCCATGGCTGCATAATCGCGCATATCGCCGAGCATCGCTCAGCCCATCGCGCTTTCCGTCAATCTGCACATGCCAAGTTGACGGTGCCCTCTATAGAGCTACTTCCGAAAGGCTGGACGAATGGCGACTTTCCACCCAGCTGAGCCGGTCGCGACGGGTATTGCGAGCGGCACGTATGGGGCATGAAGCCCAGTTCCCGCTTCCCGAGCCGAGTGCCCGCTATCGGT from Pirellulales bacterium harbors:
- a CDS encoding PAS domain-containing protein, which produces MPSTVPAVWWAGREPRAIAAGLVDVLVNALYLDVAFVRLCDPTGGAAVEIARGCAWQAFSEWLQQYLSVNGRLSRREIVREIGGARRGCGIVIPIGVDAEGGVVAAACDRADFPTEIDQLLLSVAANHAATAFRMARLVDDHRRAEDALRASEQQLRRARDELEMKVADRTAELRRSEAYLAEAQRLSHTGSWAFIPATGKHGYWSEEIFRLTGFDPAGEPPRFEEFEQRIHADDRARTKEHFRIAIREKADFDHGYRIVHLGGEIRDIHVIGHPVLSPSGDVVEFVGTMMDVTERRRAEEERQALAHANRITTMGQLTASIAHEVNQPIATARNNAASALRFLSRDPPDLEEVREALGCIVNDVDRAGDVIGGIRNLIKKAPAPRDDCLDINEAIREVIVLTRG
- a CDS encoding IS6 family transposase → MRTPRDSIYAGHRYPAEIISYAVWLYFRFPLSLRMVEEMLAARGISVTHETIRQWGLKFGREFAGRIRRRAPLRGDKWHLDEVVIGIAGKKHWLWRAVDQDGFILDILVQSRRDKKAAKRLFRKLLKKQGRGPCVLITDKLKSYAAAKREIMPGVEHRQHKGLNNRAENSHQPTRRRERIMKRFKSPRQVQRFLSTHDQVANIFPRRRDHDTAANLRSGRTQAFATWADVTGVAMAA